Proteins from one Amycolatopsis endophytica genomic window:
- a CDS encoding TetR/AcrR family transcriptional regulator, with protein MTTRTRRSSRRSEALSRERIIEAAIELLDADGEAGLTFRVLTARLSTGPGAIYWHVANKGELLDAATESVVAAAVPLDPAGSARSPREEIRAVALGLFEAIDGHPWLATQLATQLSRSPWGSVTPRIFEGIGRQVRALGVPESGWFTSTSALVHYILGAAGQNAVNGRTAQPGVDRGEFLDAVSTAWEELDPDDYSFTRAVAGQLRDHDDREQFLAGIDLVLAGVTAIHPPDGQRR; from the coding sequence ATGACGACGCGGACACGCCGGTCCTCGCGGCGCTCGGAGGCGCTCTCCCGGGAGCGCATCATCGAAGCCGCCATCGAACTGCTCGACGCGGACGGGGAGGCCGGTCTGACCTTCCGCGTGCTGACGGCGCGTCTGTCCACCGGTCCCGGGGCGATCTACTGGCATGTGGCGAACAAGGGCGAGCTGCTCGACGCGGCGACCGAATCCGTCGTCGCCGCCGCGGTGCCCCTCGATCCCGCCGGGTCGGCCCGCTCACCGCGGGAGGAGATCCGCGCCGTCGCGCTCGGCCTGTTCGAGGCGATCGACGGGCACCCGTGGCTGGCCACGCAGCTGGCGACGCAGCTCTCCCGCAGCCCCTGGGGGTCGGTGACGCCGCGGATCTTCGAGGGCATCGGGCGGCAGGTCCGCGCGCTGGGGGTGCCCGAGAGCGGCTGGTTCACCTCGACCTCCGCGCTGGTGCACTACATCCTCGGCGCGGCGGGCCAGAACGCGGTGAACGGACGGACCGCCCAGCCGGGCGTGGATCGCGGGGAGTTCCTCGACGCGGTGTCGACGGCGTGGGAAGAGCTCGACCCCGACGACTACTCGTTCACCAGGGCGGTGGCGGGCCAGCTGCGCGACCACGACGACCGTGAACAGTTCCTCGCCGGAATCGATCTCGTTCTCGCGGGCGTCACCGCGATCCACCCGCCGGATGGTCAGCGCCGGTAG
- a CDS encoding molybdopterin-dependent oxidoreductase: MKEERTTVDGRRPRPPREDDFTAPAHHRSVTARIGLWLGVAFAVCFVTGLLSHLIQHPPSWFFWPSRPAGLYRVTQGVHVISGIAAIPLLLAKLWSVYPKLFGRPVLRSPVHAIERASILLLSASAFFQLVTGLFNIFQNYPWPFYFPSVHFALAWISIGSIVVHVAVKIPVIRAGLGEEPEGAAGRNGLSRRGFLRATWAGAGVATLVTAGSTVPFLRGISVLATRSSNGVPVNRTAGHAGVLTAATDPAWQLDVLAPLGPRRFTLADLRRMPQTTAELPIACVEGWSASATWTGVAVADLLRAVGAAPGVPVRVESLERGSLYSVSTLPGEHTRDPLTLLALEMNGAPLEPDHGYPCRVIAPNRPGVLQTKWVARIEVLA, from the coding sequence GTGAAAGAGGAACGCACCACGGTGGACGGCCGACGCCCGCGACCGCCGCGCGAGGACGACTTCACCGCGCCCGCGCACCACCGGTCGGTCACCGCCCGGATCGGGCTGTGGCTGGGAGTGGCGTTCGCGGTCTGCTTCGTGACGGGGCTGCTCAGCCACCTCATCCAGCACCCGCCGTCGTGGTTCTTCTGGCCCAGCCGCCCTGCCGGGCTCTACCGTGTCACCCAGGGCGTGCACGTGATCTCCGGGATCGCCGCGATCCCGCTGCTGCTGGCGAAACTGTGGAGCGTCTACCCGAAACTGTTCGGCCGCCCGGTGCTGCGCTCGCCGGTGCACGCGATCGAGCGCGCCTCGATCCTGCTGCTGTCCGCGTCGGCCTTCTTCCAGCTCGTCACCGGGCTGTTCAACATCTTCCAGAACTACCCGTGGCCCTTCTACTTCCCGTCCGTCCACTTCGCACTCGCCTGGATCTCGATCGGGTCGATCGTGGTGCACGTCGCCGTGAAGATCCCGGTGATCCGTGCCGGGCTCGGTGAGGAACCGGAGGGTGCCGCCGGGCGCAACGGCTTGTCCCGCCGCGGTTTCCTGCGGGCCACCTGGGCCGGGGCGGGGGTCGCGACGCTGGTGACCGCGGGCAGCACGGTCCCGTTCCTGCGCGGGATCTCGGTGCTGGCGACCCGCTCGTCGAACGGGGTGCCGGTCAACCGGACCGCCGGGCACGCGGGAGTGCTCACCGCGGCGACCGATCCGGCCTGGCAGCTGGACGTGCTCGCGCCCTTGGGCCCGCGCCGGTTCACCCTCGCCGATCTGCGTCGGATGCCACAGACGACGGCCGAGTTGCCGATCGCGTGCGTGGAAGGGTGGAGCGCGTCGGCGACCTGGACGGGCGTGGCGGTCGCCGACCTGCTGCGCGCCGTCGGCGCGGCGCCCGGTGTGCCGGTGCGGGTGGAATCGCTGGAACGCGGCTCGCTGTACTCGGTGAGCACCCTGCCCGGCGAGCACACCCGCGACCCGCTGACCCTGCTGGCGCTGGAGATGAACGGCGCGCCGCTGGAACCCGACCACGGCTACCCGTGCCGGGTGATCGCCCCGAACCGGCCCGGCGTGCTGCAGACCAAATGGGTCGCCCGGATCGAGGTGCTCGCGTGA
- a CDS encoding nitroreductase/quinone reductase family protein, with protein sequence MSDSDTIGPMSEITRNSTSFWNLHKRGARLQKVLFRSTKGRLGATFRGAPVLLLDHVGRRSGEFRTNPLIYLDDEPDLVVAASKGGSDMHPAWFHNLMAMPVTEVELRGGIRRRVRPRVAVGAERAALWSRLVEVFPSYDDYAGYTGREIPVVVLEPVDHPTQRAVVQRDYGVADMTLAWSTTHPVEEPSPTQVRIRVHAASVNPIDWQMIEGHRRLITKRRFPFVPLFDLAGVVTAVGSEVTRLKVGDRVHADNKLHGGGAGEHVNVEQDLVSVIPGALGFAEAAAVPLAAQTALLALDKARIGVGSRVVVIGASGGVGTYAVQIAKVLGAHVTAVSSGRNEAFVRDLGADDVVDYTTGRFDGVVPATSVNAVLDFVGGREQWLAARNVLVDGGRFVTISRDEDDRVTVGAALRLGTTILTRRAKSLVGRKIAYIPVFLDASRDLLDRVDRMVEAGRIRVEIDRTYGFSRDEVVAALEHSKNGRTVGKVVVEIVRDHVE encoded by the coding sequence GTGTCAGACTCAGACACTATTGGCCCCATGAGTGAGATCACGCGCAACTCCACCTCGTTCTGGAACCTCCACAAGCGGGGTGCGCGCCTGCAGAAGGTTCTTTTCCGCTCCACCAAGGGCAGGCTGGGTGCCACGTTTCGCGGCGCTCCCGTGCTCTTGCTCGACCACGTCGGGCGGCGCAGTGGCGAGTTCCGCACAAACCCGCTGATCTACCTCGACGACGAACCCGACCTGGTCGTGGCCGCGTCCAAAGGCGGGTCCGACATGCATCCCGCCTGGTTCCACAACCTGATGGCCATGCCGGTCACCGAAGTGGAACTGCGCGGGGGGATCCGTCGCCGGGTTCGTCCGCGCGTGGCCGTTGGCGCCGAGCGCGCGGCCCTGTGGTCGCGCCTCGTCGAGGTCTTCCCGTCCTATGACGACTACGCCGGCTACACCGGAAGGGAGATCCCGGTGGTCGTCCTCGAGCCCGTCGACCACCCGACCCAGCGCGCTGTCGTGCAGCGCGACTACGGCGTCGCCGACATGACGTTGGCCTGGTCGACCACGCACCCGGTTGAGGAACCATCCCCGACCCAGGTCCGCATCCGCGTGCATGCCGCATCGGTCAACCCCATCGACTGGCAGATGATCGAAGGTCACCGCCGTCTGATCACGAAGCGCAGGTTCCCCTTCGTCCCGCTGTTCGATCTCGCCGGCGTCGTGACCGCCGTCGGCAGCGAGGTCACCCGGCTCAAGGTCGGCGACCGCGTGCACGCCGACAACAAGCTCCACGGTGGCGGCGCTGGTGAACACGTGAACGTGGAGCAGGACTTGGTCAGCGTGATCCCCGGGGCGCTCGGCTTCGCCGAGGCCGCGGCGGTGCCGTTGGCCGCCCAGACCGCGCTGCTGGCTTTGGACAAGGCGCGGATCGGCGTCGGCAGCCGCGTGGTCGTGATCGGCGCCTCGGGTGGCGTCGGCACCTACGCCGTCCAGATCGCGAAGGTCCTGGGCGCACACGTCACCGCGGTCAGCAGTGGCCGCAACGAAGCGTTCGTCCGCGATCTCGGCGCCGACGACGTCGTCGACTACACCACAGGACGCTTCGACGGCGTCGTGCCCGCCACCTCCGTCAACGCCGTGCTCGACTTCGTCGGCGGCCGCGAGCAGTGGCTGGCCGCACGGAACGTCCTGGTGGACGGGGGCCGATTCGTCACGATCTCCCGCGACGAGGACGACCGGGTCACGGTCGGGGCCGCGCTGCGTCTGGGGACGACGATCCTGACCCGGCGGGCGAAGTCCCTGGTGGGCAGGAAGATCGCGTACATCCCGGTCTTCCTCGACGCTTCCCGCGACCTCCTCGACCGCGTGGACCGGATGGTGGAGGCCGGCCGGATCCGCGTCGAGATCGACCGGACCTACGGGTTCTCCCGTGACGAGGTCGTTGCCGCGTTGGAGCACAGCAAGAACGGCCGGACAGTCGGGAAGGT
- a CDS encoding TetR/AcrR family transcriptional regulator: MSVDSSRMRADARDNRRRILEAAREVFTARGLEVPMATIARRADVGVATLYRHFPARQALVTAVFEGQLAECLSVIDEGLADPDPWRGFRTVVENLAAAQATGHGRTEGMFTQFGGTPDFERRRARAERDFAELTRRAKASGHLRPDFTRADLTLLMMTSAGITAPTPEAEIAAARRHVGFLLQSFQSDQPLPPPAPLGLYCVPEDPRAR; encoded by the coding sequence ATGTCCGTCGATTCCTCTCGGATGCGCGCCGACGCCCGCGACAACCGCCGCCGGATCCTGGAGGCGGCGCGCGAGGTCTTCACCGCGCGCGGCTTGGAGGTGCCGATGGCCACCATCGCGCGCCGCGCCGACGTCGGGGTCGCCACCCTGTACCGGCACTTCCCGGCCCGGCAGGCGCTGGTGACCGCGGTGTTCGAAGGCCAGCTCGCCGAATGCCTGTCGGTCATCGACGAGGGCCTGGCCGATCCCGATCCGTGGCGCGGGTTCCGCACGGTCGTGGAGAACCTGGCCGCGGCGCAGGCGACCGGGCATGGCAGGACCGAAGGAATGTTCACCCAGTTCGGCGGCACCCCGGACTTCGAACGCCGCCGCGCGAGGGCCGAACGCGACTTCGCCGAACTGACGCGACGGGCGAAGGCGAGCGGGCACCTGCGCCCCGACTTCACCCGCGCCGACCTGACGCTGCTGATGATGACCAGCGCCGGCATCACCGCCCCCACACCGGAAGCCGAGATCGCCGCGGCCCGCAGGCACGTCGGGTTCCTGCTGCAGTCCTTCCAGTCCGATCAGCCGCTGCCGCCACCCGCACCGCTCGGCCTCTACTGCGTCCCGGAAGATCCCCGTGCCCGATGA
- a CDS encoding TetR family transcriptional regulator, with protein MTKVARCHDRARFGKVACMSTPGLRERKKVRTRQALVDAAYELFARQGFAATTVDQIAEAVEVSARTFHRYFTSKEDAALSVLREQHDAVVEALRSRPAGEPVMTAVRNAVVGVLTTYEADENCDAFRFHQLQGLIASSPTLRAAASEHGIARVTEVAELIAERMGVEPVADPRPGLVAAVALCAAPAAVDARREHESSRPASELYGQVFDLLGAGMDYPAAIAARPAGPDRGSSA; from the coding sequence GTGACGAAGGTCGCGAGGTGTCACGATCGTGCGCGCTTCGGTAAGGTTGCGTGCATGAGCACCCCGGGACTGCGTGAGCGCAAGAAGGTCCGCACCCGTCAAGCGCTGGTCGATGCGGCGTACGAGCTCTTCGCGCGACAGGGATTCGCCGCCACGACCGTCGACCAGATCGCCGAGGCGGTCGAGGTGTCCGCGCGGACCTTCCACCGTTACTTCACCTCGAAGGAAGACGCAGCCCTCTCCGTGCTGAGGGAGCAACACGATGCCGTGGTCGAGGCTTTGCGATCCCGTCCAGCCGGGGAGCCGGTCATGACCGCGGTGCGCAACGCGGTCGTCGGGGTGCTGACCACATACGAGGCCGATGAGAATTGCGACGCCTTCCGGTTCCACCAGTTGCAAGGCCTGATCGCGAGCAGCCCCACTTTGCGGGCCGCGGCGTCCGAGCATGGCATCGCGCGGGTGACCGAAGTGGCGGAGCTGATCGCCGAGCGGATGGGCGTCGAGCCCGTGGCTGACCCGCGCCCCGGTCTCGTCGCCGCCGTCGCTCTGTGCGCTGCTCCCGCAGCCGTCGACGCCCGGCGCGAGCACGAATCGTCGCGGCCGGCTTCGGAGCTGTACGGGCAGGTGTTCGATCTCCTCGGTGCCGGAATGGACTACCCGGCGGCGATCGCCGCACGACCGGCTGGACCTGATCGTGGATCGTCCGCGTGA
- a CDS encoding TetR/AcrR family transcriptional regulator — translation MTDGTRRRGAVLEEAILGAAVAELTGSGFAGLTMDKVAARAGTNKNAIYRRWPNRLALGIAAYRQMTKAVPPPDTGTLRGDVLELLRGANRHWSSPLGAILRELMAAAGGASELLGQLRDQTGDAAAAPWLTVLGRAVARGEAAPEALHPRVATVAIVLLRNEFVVRGVPTAPDDVLVEITDEVYLPLVRRRGHRARGSSGTQ, via the coding sequence ATGACGGACGGGACGCGGCGGCGGGGAGCGGTGCTGGAGGAGGCGATCCTCGGCGCGGCGGTCGCGGAGCTGACCGGATCCGGGTTCGCCGGGCTGACCATGGACAAGGTCGCGGCCCGTGCCGGCACCAACAAGAACGCGATCTACCGCCGCTGGCCGAACCGCCTCGCGCTGGGCATCGCGGCCTACCGGCAGATGACGAAGGCGGTGCCGCCCCCGGACACCGGTACCCTGCGCGGCGACGTGCTGGAACTGCTGCGTGGCGCGAACCGGCACTGGAGTTCCCCGCTGGGCGCGATCCTGCGTGAGCTGATGGCCGCGGCGGGCGGTGCGTCGGAACTGCTGGGGCAGCTGCGGGACCAGACCGGCGACGCGGCCGCCGCGCCGTGGCTGACCGTGCTGGGCCGGGCGGTGGCCCGCGGCGAGGCGGCGCCCGAAGCGCTGCACCCGAGGGTCGCCACCGTGGCGATCGTGTTGCTGCGCAACGAGTTCGTGGTGCGCGGCGTCCCCACCGCCCCGGACGACGTGCTGGTCGAGATCACCGATGAGGTGTACCTGCCGCTGGTCCGGCGACGAGGTCATCGGGCACGGGGATCTTCCGGGACGCAGTAG
- a CDS encoding NAD(P)-dependent alcohol dehydrogenase, translating to MRAALFDSYGPPDVLYVGRVPVPEPRPGQVLVRVHAVSVNGGELHGRAGRLRLVTGRRFPQRTGIDFAGEVAADAAGFRTGAPVWGALSRTFGAAAEFVAVDADRLAPAPAGTDLIEAAALPAVGTTAITALRDKARLRPGERLLVRGAGGGAGSAVVQLGHSMGAHVTALASAKTCEFVRGLGADEAFDYATTRPADLGRRFDVVLDTVGTDLPAWRGLLAPGGRMVGITFDTRHVLTSLASVAASAVHGRGRIRFFSGNPRRELLADLARRTTSGAIRPVVHEVFPLERIADAHRALETGGVRGKIVVAVR from the coding sequence ATGCGTGCCGCGCTCTTCGACTCCTACGGTCCGCCGGATGTGCTCTACGTCGGCCGGGTTCCGGTGCCCGAGCCGCGGCCCGGGCAGGTGCTCGTTCGGGTCCACGCCGTCAGCGTCAACGGCGGGGAGCTGCACGGCCGCGCGGGCCGGCTGCGGCTGGTCACCGGCAGGCGGTTTCCCCAGCGCACCGGCATCGACTTCGCCGGAGAGGTCGCCGCCGATGCCGCGGGGTTCCGGACGGGTGCACCCGTGTGGGGGGCGCTGTCGCGGACCTTCGGCGCCGCGGCCGAGTTCGTCGCCGTGGACGCGGACCGGCTCGCACCGGCGCCGGCCGGGACGGACCTGATCGAGGCCGCGGCCCTGCCCGCGGTCGGCACCACCGCGATCACCGCCCTGCGCGACAAGGCCCGGCTCCGGCCCGGCGAACGGCTCCTGGTGCGCGGCGCGGGCGGCGGCGCCGGCAGCGCGGTCGTCCAACTGGGACACTCGATGGGCGCGCACGTCACCGCGCTGGCTTCGGCGAAGACGTGTGAGTTCGTGCGGGGTCTCGGCGCGGACGAGGCGTTCGACTACGCCACGACCCGCCCGGCCGATCTGGGGCGCCGATTCGACGTCGTGCTGGACACCGTCGGCACCGACCTGCCCGCCTGGCGCGGGCTGCTCGCCCCGGGCGGGCGCATGGTGGGGATTACGTTCGACACCCGCCACGTGCTGACGTCGTTGGCTTCCGTGGCCGCCTCCGCCGTGCACGGCCGGGGACGCATCCGCTTCTTCAGTGGCAACCCGCGCCGCGAGCTGCTCGCGGACCTGGCCCGCCGGACCACCTCGGGCGCGATCCGGCCGGTGGTGCACGAGGTGTTCCCGCTGGAGCGCATCGCCGACGCGCACCGGGCGCTGGAGACCGGGGGAGTGCGGGGCAAAATCGTGGTGGCGGTGCGCTGA
- a CDS encoding FAD-dependent oxidoreductase: protein MHVTIIGAGLGGLVLARVLHVRGIPATVHEAEPSPAARTQGGMLDIHEHDGQWAIEAAGLTDEFRGLILEGREAARVLDGDGTVLFDDPAEGTAGRPEVQRGDLRRILLDSLPDGTVHWGHKVSGVRAVGEGRHEVTFADGTTVTTNLLVGADGAWSRVRPLLSSATPAYAGISFVETFLFDADTRHPATAKAVGAGSMFVPAPGKAITAHREAGGNLHTYVQLVRPQEWFAAIDFTDPAAATARIAREFAGWAPELTALITDGDTAPVLRPIHALPAGHRWERVPGVTLVGDAGHLMVPNGEGANLAMLDGAELGRALAASPDDVEAALTGYERALFPRSAEAAADDILGRFLDDTAPHGLVGFLNQAGQDH, encoded by the coding sequence ATGCACGTCACGATCATCGGTGCCGGGCTCGGCGGCCTCGTGCTCGCCCGCGTCCTGCACGTCCGCGGCATCCCGGCCACGGTCCACGAAGCCGAACCCTCCCCGGCCGCCCGGACACAGGGCGGGATGCTCGACATCCACGAGCACGACGGCCAGTGGGCGATCGAGGCGGCCGGCCTGACGGACGAGTTCCGCGGCCTCATCCTGGAGGGCCGCGAGGCCGCCCGCGTCCTCGACGGCGACGGGACGGTCCTGTTCGACGACCCGGCCGAGGGCACGGCCGGGCGTCCCGAGGTGCAGCGCGGCGACCTGCGGCGAATACTGCTCGACTCGCTCCCCGACGGCACCGTCCACTGGGGACACAAGGTCAGCGGCGTCCGTGCCGTGGGCGAAGGCCGCCACGAGGTCACCTTCGCCGACGGCACCACCGTCACCACGAACCTGCTGGTCGGCGCGGACGGCGCCTGGTCACGCGTGCGGCCGCTGCTGTCCTCCGCGACACCGGCCTACGCCGGCATCTCGTTCGTCGAGACCTTTCTGTTCGACGCCGACACCCGCCACCCCGCCACGGCGAAAGCGGTCGGCGCCGGGTCGATGTTCGTCCCCGCGCCGGGAAAGGCGATCACCGCGCACCGCGAAGCCGGCGGGAACCTGCACACCTACGTGCAGCTCGTCCGGCCCCAGGAGTGGTTCGCGGCCATCGACTTCACCGATCCCGCCGCGGCCACCGCGCGGATCGCCCGGGAGTTCGCCGGCTGGGCGCCGGAACTGACCGCGCTGATCACCGACGGCGACACGGCGCCGGTGCTGCGCCCCATCCACGCCCTGCCTGCCGGACACCGGTGGGAGCGGGTGCCGGGAGTGACGCTGGTCGGCGACGCCGGTCACCTCATGGTCCCCAACGGCGAAGGCGCCAACCTGGCCATGCTCGACGGCGCCGAACTCGGCAGGGCGCTGGCCGCCTCCCCCGACGACGTGGAAGCCGCGCTGACCGGGTACGAGCGCGCCCTGTTCCCCCGCAGCGCCGAAGCCGCCGCCGACGACATTCTCGGGCGCTTCCTCGACGACACCGCGCCGCACGGCCTGGTCGGCTTCCTCAACCAGGCAGGTCAGGACCACTGA